Genomic segment of Eupeodes corollae chromosome 2, idEupCoro1.1, whole genome shotgun sequence:
TCGTTCTGCCGGACCGGGGAATAAATTAATGTCCTTGTTGTTCCACACTTTGATCAGTTCGTATTGTTCGATATCAGAGCCATCTATGTGGCCAATGGATTATGGACACACTTTGGCAACTAAAGGATTGGACACATATGACTTTGTGGTGGTTGGAGCTGGATCGGCTGGAGCTGTGGTAGCTGGACGATTATCGGAGAATCCTGATTGGAAAGTTTTACTTTTGGATGCTGGTGGTGATCCGCCAATTGAAGAAGAggtaataaatatattttttttttatttttggggggTGATTGTTAATTGAATTTAGAACAAAGGGACACAAACTATAAAAGAAAATGAGCTGAAatgattaaagtttaaaaacgtATCTCGTGGTTGGGGTATGTGTTCAAACCTACATGATTCTATTTGCATACTTAACTAAAATTAAACGACAATTTTAtaactgaaacatttttttaattctttcggagtacaaaaaaagttcaatttaattaaaagttaaggTCAGAATAAAAATAGATGCGTAATTTGTATGAACATTCTCTGCAATTCTTTATTCATTAAACAAATTGTGTATATATGTAATGTTCTACTACACGTGCTTGCTTAAAgatagtttgtattttttcaaaccgGAAAGAATTAGAAATAAGGGTGTTGAAAACCAAGAAGGTTTATAAGGTGTCtggattcaaattaaaaaaggaatcagttttaaaacttcaaatttcCCAAAAAACACCAAGATCCGGttatactttaaattaatttatgcataaataatattgttattttgattaagtaaaaataaaaaataagtataaaaatttaattgattttcaatcAAATAGAAGTTACCGCATGAAGTCGTAAGCACTTGCTCTTATAATTTGAAACTGCTTAAACTGTTaagtaaaaaagttattgttttgaactttaaataaatgttcatgAGATAAATTAGAAAACAGAGATTCATGAACAATTATCTCAAAAATCATTCCTGTAAACGATATATTATAGATAAATGCGCTTAAAAAAATTAGACAGTTTGaatatttaccaaaaaaaaagttgtattataTGATGGTAATATTCCACTactaaaaatattcttcaaggCCACTGATGAAATTTCTCGAGAAAtccaattgattttcaaaaaaaatacaattctaaAACTTGTACGAACTGATTTTGGGCTGAATTCTCTCGAGAACAAGGAAAGGTATTAACTTCAAAGTTATTtcgtttaatacaaaatattttttaaatatttgttaaaatttttcgaaaaatttaatagaaacaattaacaaaagtctacagaaattatcaaaaaattggttaacatcaaaaatttgtaaacttttaagaaatttcaattttgtaataaaagtaattaaaaattatagttggTTTAACGTCTTGAACATTTcgactttaaaacatttttgatttggcttattaccaaaaatatcatttacaAATGTTAAAGAGTTCAATGGGAATTCAGTGTAAATCTCGTgccatcctttttttttttcaaaattttgatattcaatattatttcaataCTTTAAATTCTTCTTTGTAAAATTATTCCCCGAAATAAATGATATGGCTTAGAAGAAAAATGAAAGTTATTAACCTCGAGtaacattttaatgaattttaatcattagaaacaattttagaatttaaCTTTATATTCCAAGTAAAAATCAGTGTTTCTAAATCCATAAAAGTTATTGTTTCTAAGTCTAAAAGTTAGCAGACATTTTACAGCTCTTCTAAGCATCATATTGTTGTTAGTCATAtgaagatattgtttttttcgaaaacgataatgattttgataacttctcacatttatttgatatttttggaattaaatttaatttcaaagttttgaaaaatttgacaaaagtcAATCTTACTCgatctaatttttaaataacaaatatttgatttagGAGGATTGGACTgtcttaataatataaatattggtacaaattttaaacaacacttgaaaattgaaaataatggcTGATAAGAGGCCAAATATGAccgctttcaaaaaattgtgctTGCAGGTTAAAACgactaaatattattattaaaatacaagTATTTTAATCCGCGTTAATGcactttctttaaatataaatataaaagcttATGAAATATATCAGACATGAATGTATGACGTACTGTTtcaatctattttatttttccctGCAACAAAACAactgattaaaaaaatttttgacaggtgcaagaaattttttaatttttacataattaaaaaatgaatattggtGTGATTGACATGTTGATGTGTTTTTcagtgcaaaaaaaaagaagaatagtGTGTTCTTATCAAATAGGAAAAATTAATCGTGTttattaaaattgcatttttatgaACAGATAGCGGTAAGATAagtgattattattttaaatttaatgatgtTTACAATGACAAGAGAAGAAAGTAAagtttcttttatattattcaaatatatagCAAAGGGGTTATCTTTGTGAAGTATTTAATTTTGACTTAATGAAAAACAATGTTATCTTGTTTGTTTTTCCTTgaatggaaatattttgtttgttaaattatgATACCAAGTTATATTGCATTTCTTATTTCCTTACAGCTATTTTGTTGAAGTCATAACTTGCATATACTTTTTAAGTGACCCGCGACTCCAAAAAATCAATCAAGGCTTAATTGGTTTGAATAATTTTGctaatcttttattttcttttttttttaaaggttgttGGATGGCACATTACTACACAACATTCTGCATGGGACTGGCAATTCCAAACCGAACCAAACGGCAAATCATGTCAAGGAATGAAAGGTGAACGTTGTCACTGGCCCAGAGGAAAAATGCTTGGCGGTACAAATGGAATGAATGCGATGATATATGCACGTGGAACACGCAAGGACTTTGACGACTGGGCTGCTTGGGGTAATCCTACATGGGGCTATGAtgatgttttgaattatttccgCAAGGCCGAAAACCTCCGATCTCCACGAACTGGTTATAAAATGGGCGATCACGGAAAAGGCGGCCCAATGGGTTTGAACAATTTTGTCAGTGACAACGAATTCCGGCATACTCTACGGGCAGGAATTGAAGAAATGGGCTATCCCGTAGTGACTGACTTTACCGAAGGCTCATTCGTCGGCTATATGGATGTGCTGGGTACACAGGAAAAGGGACGTCGCATCACAACAGTTCACTCACACATTTTGCCAGTGAAGGACCGCCAGAATTTGCACATCATCCGAAATGCTCATGTCAagaaattgaatattgacagTGAGAAACGCGTCACCGGACTGACATTCGTTCACGAAGGCACTCGAGAGTACACAGTGAATGTTCGCAAGGAAGTCGTGGTGTCTGCCGGAGCAATCGGAACTCCTCATATTCTTATGTTGTCCGGTATTGGACCCAAGGCCCATCTGGAGGAACATGCAATCCCTGTAGTTGTAGATTCaccagttggtaaaaatttgaaggATCACGCTAGTCTCCCAATGATCTTcagaattgacaaatcatctGCCACTCCAGCAGCTGAGGCAGAACTTGTTGATGCGCTTTATAATTTGCTTATGGGCCGTGAGAGCAAACTTTTGCACCACGAAGCAACTTCATTCACAGGATTTATTAACACCACAAGCCTCACTGGTCCAAACCCTGATATTCAGACAACACACTTCTTCAGTCGTGTCAACAGTCCCGAGCTGAAGCACTACGTTGAAGCGACAGGTTACACCGAAGGTGTCGCAAAGTCTGTTCTCAAAGCCAACGAGAAGACTAACACTGTCATCATCTACATGCTCCAGCTGAAGCCCAAATCCATGGGTGAGGTGACTTTGGCCAGTGCCAATTACTTGGATGCTCCAAAGATGCAACCCAACTATAACGAAGACGATGAAGATCTTCAAACTTACATCAGAGCCTGCAACATTTACTCGAAACTTGTCGACACAAAGGCTTTCAAACAACGTGAAGCCGAGCTTCACAAGCTTGACTTACCTCGTTGCAATGACTTGCCTTACAAATCAGACGAGTACTGGAAGTGTTACACTTCATATATGACTAAGACTGTATACCATCCCGTGAGTACGGCCAAAATGGGTCCGGAGAGTGATAAGTCAGCTGTTGTTGACTGGAGACTGAAGGTACGCGGAGTTAAAGGTCTTCGTGTGGCCGATGCTAGTATCATGCCTGATATTGTGGCAGCAAATACAAATGCAGCTGTGATTATGATTGGAGAGAAGGCTGCCGATATGATCAAGGAAGATTGGGCGGGCAAGACCAAGGATGAGTTGTAGTGAGAGTCAGTTGTTGTTTTATAGATTTGTagtagtatagtttttttttttttaaataaagtgttatatatttttttaccataatattgtttaattttaatttttggatatCTTTGCTTTATCGTACTTAGTCGGAAATTGATCACAATTTTAGTCG
This window contains:
- the LOC129946401 gene encoding glucose dehydrogenase [FAD, quinone]-like; the encoded protein is MEFLPPECAARSAGPGNKLMSLLFHTLISSYCSISEPSMWPMDYGHTLATKGLDTYDFVVVGAGSAGAVVAGRLSENPDWKVLLLDAGGDPPIEEEVVGWHITTQHSAWDWQFQTEPNGKSCQGMKGERCHWPRGKMLGGTNGMNAMIYARGTRKDFDDWAAWGNPTWGYDDVLNYFRKAENLRSPRTGYKMGDHGKGGPMGLNNFVSDNEFRHTLRAGIEEMGYPVVTDFTEGSFVGYMDVLGTQEKGRRITTVHSHILPVKDRQNLHIIRNAHVKKLNIDSEKRVTGLTFVHEGTREYTVNVRKEVVVSAGAIGTPHILMLSGIGPKAHLEEHAIPVVVDSPVGKNLKDHASLPMIFRIDKSSATPAAEAELVDALYNLLMGRESKLLHHEATSFTGFINTTSLTGPNPDIQTTHFFSRVNSPELKHYVEATGYTEGVAKSVLKANEKTNTVIIYMLQLKPKSMGEVTLASANYLDAPKMQPNYNEDDEDLQTYIRACNIYSKLVDTKAFKQREAELHKLDLPRCNDLPYKSDEYWKCYTSYMTKTVYHPVSTAKMGPESDKSAVVDWRLKVRGVKGLRVADASIMPDIVAANTNAAVIMIGEKAADMIKEDWAGKTKDEL